Genomic segment of Apium graveolens cultivar Ventura chromosome 7, ASM990537v1, whole genome shotgun sequence:
gataattataataatatttatgggaaaatttcagctgaaaattttgcctataaatacactattattgaccctaattttattctaaccccatcgaacccgaaaacccaaaaagtttggaaaacccaattctctccacctccttcctcgtccttaacatcgttttcttggtggataccggtggagtgcttcacacttgaggagcaactgctaaggatctctgatcgttgtctccgaattaattttaaaggttagattcgatccctcgaatttttattcatgatctgtatgcttttatttggattttatatgtgtaaaagtgttttaccatgcccccgctgcgattaaaatccaacaattcAGACAATGGTGAGATGTTAATAAAGATTCCTGATCAATATATCATTCATACGTCTGGAGATCTTTTCCAGAAGCTTTTTGAGGTGACATACCCAGATTTTCTACAGAATATCTCTTCACATGAATACCTCAGGTCAAGGGCTATACTAACACCTACTAATATCGTGGTGGATGAAATTAATATACAGCTCCTTGAAAAAATTCCAGGTATTTTGTTTACGTACCTCAGTCAGGATTCAATCGATGATACTGGTGATGATGATAACGATTTCAGGTCTGCATTTCCAGTTGAGTATCTAAACTCTATAAATATGTCTTGCATTCCTAAGCATGAGTTAAAATTGAAGGTAGGAGTGGTCGTCATGCTTATGAGAAACTTAAACCAGATTATGGGATTATGCAATGGTACAAGAATGATTGTCAAATCATGTAGAAAGAACATTATTGAATGTGAGATACTGTGTGGGTCTCATGTTGGAACCAAACATCTTATTCCAAGAATCGAGATAATTCCAAGTGACACAAACTGGCCCTTTGAATTTAAACGTGTTCAGTTTCCAATTCAGATATGTTATGCCATGACAATTAACAAAAGTCAGGGACAATCACTTGATACGGTTGGGCTTTACCTTCCTAGAGCAGCTTTCTCACACGGACATATTTGTGTTACGATTTCTAGAGTTACACGTCTTGAAGGCCTCCATATTCTCATAGCTAGTG
This window contains:
- the LOC141674111 gene encoding uncharacterized protein LOC141674111: MLIKIPDQYIIHTSGDLFQKLFEVTYPDFLQNISSHEYLRSRAILTPTNIVVDEINIQLLEKIPGILFTYLSQDSIDDTGDDDNDFRSAFPVEYLNSINMSCIPKHELKLKVGVVVMLMRNLNQIMGLCNGTRMIVKSCRKNIIECEILCGSHVGTKHLIPRIEIIPSDTNWPFEFKRVQFPIQICYAMTINKSQGQSLDTVGLYLPRAAFSHGHICVTISRVTRLEGLHILIASDDGRSTNIKNNVVFEEEFYNLPSVDN